GTTGCTGTTCCTGGGCCTCCCCGGACTGGAAACCATTCGGAGCATCGCGGGCCCTGCCTCCGGTGCGATGCAGGTCGAGTTCATCCCCGGGGGTTCCCTGCTGGCCGCCAGCGCGGACACGAGCGCGTTCGTGGTCATCGACGTCCATGCCGGCCAGCGCGTCTTCGCGTACTCGGACCTGGATGACATGCAGGGCAGCACCGCGAACTTCTCTCCCGACGGGCGCTTCGTGAGCTGGGGCATGGATGACGGCAAGGTGGGCATCTGGGGCGCGAAGCCCAGGCCTGGCGCTGCATGGGACGTAGGGAATTGATGGTAGTTTGCGCGGCATGCGCCCCATCGCCCCCTGGCTTGCCCTGGCATTGCTGACCGCCGCCCGCGTCCATGCCCAACCCGTCGAGACGGCTCGTGACCTCGAGGTCCAGGAAGGCTGGGTGACCTTCGCAACGGCCAGCGACGCGACCCGGATGGGCTGGGTTCCGGATGGTTCTGGCCGCCTGTTCGTGGCGACGATGTCTGGAAAGGTTCTCGTCGTGAAGAACGGGGTCGTGCAGCCGACTCCCTTCATCTCCGAGTCATTCAATCACTATGACCAGGAAGGACTCCTGGGCATGGCCTTCGATCCGAACTTCGCGAGCAACCGCTACGTCTATTTCTTCGCGGCGATGCCGGGCTTCACCTTGCAGATCTTCCGGTACACCGACGTCGGCGGCGTCGGCGCGAATCGCACCGTCATCGTGGGGGGGCTCCCTGGGGGAGTGCTCGACTACGACGGTGGCGGGATGGCCTTTGGTCCGGATGGAATGCTGTACTTCGGGGTGGGGACGCTCCAGGGCATCCGCAGCGCGGACGTCCTGACGAACGCGGCGGGAAAGATCCACCGCGTGCGCCCGGATGGCACCGTGCCCACCGACAATCCCTTCCACGACGGGGCGGGCCCCAACGTGGACAGCATCTGGGCCCGGGGCTTCCACAACCTCTACGGGCTGGTCTTCCAGCCGGGAACCGGGCGCTTGTGGGCCAATGTCTCAGGCCCGGGGGCCAATCAAATCTTCAGCGTCAGCGCGGGAGCCCATGGGGGTTGGCCCGACCATGAGAACAACCAGCCCGCGGGATACCTGGCGCCCGTGTACTCATACCTGCCCGGTGTCAATGATGAGGCCACGTTCACGGCGACAGGCGCGGTGCGGCAGAACGGCGTCGCGACCTACACGCTGGTCGGCGGCTATTACAATTCATCCTGGTATCGCAAGGGAACGCGGGTCTCGATCTTCGATGTCGCGAACCCCAGCTTCAACGGCGAGTTCTACATCAAGGGGCATCCCTCCTCGCAGTCGTTCACCGTGGACCAGCCGGAGCCGGACGCGGTGAGTGGTGGCGGCTATCTCAAGCGATGGCCGGAGGGCGAGTTCACGATGGGAGGCATGTTCTACAAGGGGACGCGCTTCCCCCAGAGCTACTCTGGCAATTACCTGTTCACGGACTTCCGCGGGATGCTGCATCGGATGCAGTTCGCGGCGGATGGCTCCGTGGCCAGGGAACACATCATCATGAATTATGAGACGGGCGGCGGCTTCGTTGACGTGAACGAGGGGCCGGACGGGGCGCTGTATGTCCTCAGCCACCACGGGGGAGTCCATCGGGTCACCCCGGTGCCGGGAGCCCAGGCCCTGAGCGTGTCACCCCTGAACCTCGTCGTCCCGGAGGACGGAACCCAGACGGTCACGGTGTCCCTGGCGATGCCTCCGCTGGTGGACGTCTGGGTCAAGGTGGCGCTGCAGGGGGGCGAGGGTGACCTGATCTTGGTGGAGGGTGGCTCGCTTCGGTTCACGCGAGAGAACTGGAGCGTTCCTCAGTTCGTGACGGTGCGCGCGGCGCAGGACGCGGATGCGACGGTCGAACACGCGTCCCTCACGTTCACGCCGACCCAGGACATCCCCGTGGTGACCGTCCAGGCCCGCACGGTGGACGACGACCTGCCTCAGGGGCCCGGCGACGGCGGCGTGGCAGGCGACGCGGGTGTGGACGCCGGGACCGGGGTGGACGCTGGCACCCAGGTGGATGCGGGCACCCGTGCGGACGCGGGCACCGGAGTGGACGCCGGCACCCAGGTGGAT
This DNA window, taken from Corallococcus coralloides DSM 2259, encodes the following:
- a CDS encoding PQQ-dependent sugar dehydrogenase, which gives rise to MTFATASDATRMGWVPDGSGRLFVATMSGKVLVVKNGVVQPTPFISESFNHYDQEGLLGMAFDPNFASNRYVYFFAAMPGFTLQIFRYTDVGGVGANRTVIVGGLPGGVLDYDGGGMAFGPDGMLYFGVGTLQGIRSADVLTNAAGKIHRVRPDGTVPTDNPFHDGAGPNVDSIWARGFHNLYGLVFQPGTGRLWANVSGPGANQIFSVSAGAHGGWPDHENNQPAGYLAPVYSYLPGVNDEATFTATGAVRQNGVATYTLVGGYYNSSWYRKGTRVSIFDVANPSFNGEFYIKGHPSSQSFTVDQPEPDAVSGGGYLKRWPEGEFTMGGMFYKGTRFPQSYSGNYLFTDFRGMLHRMQFAADGSVAREHIIMNYETGGGFVDVNEGPDGALYVLSHHGGVHRVTPVPGAQALSVSPLNLVVPEDGTQTVTVSLAMPPLVDVWVKVALQGGEGDLILVEGGSLRFTRENWSVPQFVTVRAAQDADATVEHASLTFTPTQDIPVVTVQARTVDDDLPQGPGDGGVAGDAGVDAGTGVDAGTQVDAGTRADAGTGVDAGTQVDAGTRADAGTGVDAGTGVDAGTQVDAGTQADAGSAHDGGTAPVHMEDDSGGCSAGASALPGVLAWWLLAGLVWRPRRVRR